One Falsarthrobacter nasiphocae DNA segment encodes these proteins:
- a CDS encoding DUF501 domain-containing protein → MTPLSHDDRQPSEADLDTLSRQLGRPVRDVVEIGARCRCGHPLVATTAPRLSNGIPFPTTFYLTHPSITAAASRLEAAGVMQEMTDRLAVDPQLAAAYERAHEAYLAERDDIAARTGVGEVPEIAGVSAGGMPTRVKCLHVLIGHSLAAGPGVNPLGDEALERIREWWTPETCQCATAWDHSAPVPERDRSRHTRTQGQGDEAIEAKRRERARKAAERAAAEGSAAKDTAGQAAQPKDTETTGGEQA, encoded by the coding sequence ATGACCCCCCTCTCCCACGACGATCGCCAGCCGAGCGAGGCGGACCTCGACACCCTGAGCCGTCAGCTTGGGCGCCCCGTCCGGGACGTCGTCGAGATCGGCGCCCGGTGCCGTTGCGGCCACCCTCTGGTGGCGACGACGGCGCCCCGCCTCTCCAACGGCATCCCGTTCCCCACGACCTTCTACCTGACGCACCCGTCCATCACGGCCGCCGCGTCCCGCCTCGAGGCCGCGGGGGTCATGCAGGAGATGACGGACCGCCTCGCCGTGGACCCCCAGCTGGCAGCGGCCTACGAGCGCGCCCACGAGGCCTACCTGGCCGAGCGGGACGACATCGCGGCGCGCACCGGCGTCGGGGAGGTCCCGGAGATCGCCGGCGTCTCCGCGGGCGGCATGCCGACCCGCGTCAAGTGCCTCCACGTGCTCATCGGGCACTCCCTCGCCGCGGGCCCGGGCGTCAATCCCCTCGGGGACGAGGCCCTTGAGCGCATCCGCGAGTGGTGGACTCCGGAGACGTGCCAGTGCGCCACCGCGTGGGACCACTCGGCGCCTGTCCCCGAGCGGGACCGCTCCCGCCACACTCGCACCCAGGGCCAGGGGGACGAGGCCATCGAGGCCAAGCGCCGGGAGCGGGCCCGCAAGGCCGCTGAGCGGGCCGCGGCGGAGGGCAGCGCAGCCAAGGACACGGCGGGGCAGGCCGCCCAGCCGAAGGACACCGAGACCACTGGAGGGGAGCAGGCATGA
- a CDS encoding NAD(P)/FAD-dependent oxidoreductase, which produces MAEQLVLSQKPRILVVGGGYAGLYVAKNLQAAAEAHGDIVTVLDPLPYMTYQPFLPEVASGSIEPRHAIVSHRQHLTKSELLQGSLTAVDHSRKVATAEIDGESVEIPYKQIVMTAGAITRTFPIPGLAETGIGMKAIEEAVGVRDGILDRIEAASTEQDPARRERLLTFVVVGGGFAGIETISEIEDMARAAVAKNPRVKREDLRFVLVEAMGRIMPEVAADQAEWVVEHLRSRGIEVLLNTSLADATDGRLQLISMPDKAPVQTFESDMLIWTAGVMANPVVRQTDFPVEERGRLQANAKLQIEGPDGVVADAWTAGDVAAVPDLSGGGVGGMCVPNAQHAVRQAKLLAKNLKAHMYGEGEVKEYHHVNLGAVAGFGLGKGVARIAVPKYGDVKLRGPIAWLAHRGYHGMAMPMFERKARVFGDWIAGGIFGRDITPIPDLDQPRALFERSANPKK; this is translated from the coding sequence ATGGCTGAACAACTCGTCCTCTCCCAGAAGCCCCGTATCCTCGTCGTCGGCGGAGGTTACGCCGGCCTCTACGTCGCGAAGAACCTCCAGGCAGCAGCCGAGGCCCACGGCGACATCGTGACCGTGCTGGACCCGCTGCCGTACATGACGTACCAGCCCTTCCTCCCGGAGGTGGCCAGCGGCTCCATCGAGCCCCGTCACGCGATCGTCTCCCACCGCCAGCACCTGACCAAGTCTGAGCTGCTCCAGGGCTCGCTCACCGCTGTCGACCACTCCCGCAAGGTCGCCACGGCCGAGATCGACGGCGAGTCCGTTGAGATCCCGTACAAGCAGATCGTCATGACCGCAGGCGCCATCACGCGCACCTTCCCGATCCCCGGCCTCGCCGAGACCGGCATCGGCATGAAGGCCATCGAGGAGGCCGTGGGCGTGCGCGACGGCATCCTCGACCGCATTGAGGCCGCCTCGACCGAGCAGGACCCGGCTCGCCGTGAGCGCCTTCTCACGTTCGTCGTCGTGGGCGGCGGCTTCGCAGGCATCGAGACCATCTCCGAGATCGAGGACATGGCGCGCGCAGCCGTGGCCAAGAACCCGCGCGTCAAGCGCGAGGACCTCCGCTTCGTCCTCGTTGAGGCCATGGGCCGCATCATGCCCGAGGTCGCCGCAGACCAGGCCGAATGGGTTGTCGAGCACCTCCGCTCCCGCGGCATCGAGGTCCTTCTCAACACGTCCCTCGCGGACGCCACGGACGGCCGCCTCCAGCTCATCAGCATGCCGGACAAGGCCCCCGTCCAGACGTTCGAGTCCGACATGCTCATCTGGACCGCAGGCGTCATGGCCAACCCCGTCGTCCGCCAGACGGACTTCCCCGTCGAGGAGCGCGGCCGCCTCCAGGCCAACGCCAAGCTCCAGATCGAGGGGCCTGATGGTGTTGTCGCCGACGCCTGGACCGCCGGCGACGTCGCCGCCGTTCCTGACCTCTCCGGCGGCGGAGTGGGCGGCATGTGCGTCCCCAACGCGCAGCATGCCGTTCGCCAGGCGAAGCTCCTCGCGAAGAACCTCAAGGCTCACATGTACGGCGAGGGTGAGGTCAAGGAGTACCACCACGTGAACCTCGGCGCCGTCGCCGGCTTCGGCCTCGGCAAGGGCGTCGCACGCATCGCCGTCCCGAAGTACGGCGACGTCAAGCTCCGCGGCCCCATCGCGTGGCTCGCACACCGCGGCTACCACGGCATGGCCATGCCGATGTTCGAGCGCAAGGCTCGAGTCTTCGGCGACTGGATCGCAGGCGGCATCTTCGGCCGCGACATCACCCCGATCCCCGACCTGGACCAGCCGCGCGCTCTCTTCGAGCGCTCGGCCAACCCCAAGAAGTAG
- a CDS encoding Ppx/GppA phosphatase family protein: MIVAGIDCGTNSIRLLIAETDGEGGLRELDRRTTIVRLGQGVDKTGRFAEEALERTFAAVDEYAAALREHEVAGIRFGATSATRDAENRDVFLDGVRDRLGITPEVIAGEEEARLSFTGATVGSVDDARTLVVDLGGGSTEFVVGRPGPGAAAIEGAISTDMGCVRFTERFVSGDPVTDVDVEALRAGVAAHLDEADRAVGLEGIERVIGVAGTITSVMAEALGLDAYRREAIHGASLPIEDVRAAAVRLARAPLAERADRPFMHPGRVDVIVAGALIWDAVLGRLERLNPGLRAVSASETDILDGLAFSAAQRAGEGA, encoded by the coding sequence ATGATCGTCGCCGGCATCGACTGCGGGACCAACTCCATCCGCCTTCTCATCGCCGAGACCGACGGCGAGGGCGGGCTGCGGGAGCTGGACCGCCGAACCACCATCGTCCGCCTCGGCCAGGGCGTGGACAAGACGGGGCGCTTCGCGGAGGAGGCCCTCGAGCGCACGTTCGCGGCGGTCGACGAGTACGCGGCGGCCCTGCGCGAGCACGAGGTCGCAGGCATCCGGTTCGGCGCCACCTCGGCCACGCGCGACGCCGAGAACAGGGACGTCTTCCTCGACGGAGTCCGGGACCGCCTCGGCATCACCCCCGAGGTCATCGCAGGGGAGGAGGAGGCTCGCCTCTCCTTCACCGGCGCCACGGTGGGATCGGTCGACGACGCGCGCACGCTCGTCGTCGACCTCGGAGGCGGAAGCACAGAGTTCGTGGTGGGACGCCCAGGGCCGGGAGCGGCCGCGATCGAGGGCGCCATCAGCACGGACATGGGGTGCGTGCGCTTCACGGAGCGGTTCGTCTCGGGGGACCCGGTGACGGACGTGGACGTCGAGGCGCTGCGGGCCGGCGTGGCCGCGCACCTGGACGAGGCAGACCGGGCTGTGGGGCTCGAGGGGATCGAGCGCGTCATCGGCGTGGCGGGCACGATCACCTCCGTCATGGCCGAGGCGCTCGGCCTGGACGCGTACCGCCGCGAGGCCATCCACGGGGCGAGCCTGCCGATCGAGGACGTTCGGGCGGCCGCCGTGAGGCTCGCGCGCGCTCCGCTCGCGGAGCGGGCAGACCGGCCGTTCATGCACCCCGGGCGCGTCGACGTCATCGTCGCAGGAGCGCTCATCTGGGACGCGGTCCTCGGCCGCCTGGAGCGCCTCAATCCGGGCCTGCGCGCCGTCTCGGCGAGCGAGACGGACATCCTCGACGGCCTGGCGTTCTCTGCGGCCCAGCGTGCGGGCGAGGGCGCGTAG
- a CDS encoding DUF4307 domain-containing protein, protein MQNDSLAQRYGRPRRAFALGRVRWWIIGVLGLAVAVAAGLAIYQAGTRVTSKDVSFAFPEKGVATVDFSVTKRPSATAECAVQVLNERFAVVGWKIVRIGPNSADDPHATANGTTTNHRATLRTVQDGVNGGVHSCWAVR, encoded by the coding sequence ATGCAAAATGACAGCCTAGCCCAGCGATACGGACGGCCCCGGCGGGCGTTCGCTCTCGGCCGCGTGCGGTGGTGGATCATCGGCGTCCTGGGCCTCGCCGTGGCCGTTGCCGCCGGCCTGGCCATCTACCAGGCGGGGACCCGGGTCACAAGCAAAGACGTCTCCTTCGCCTTCCCCGAGAAGGGCGTGGCCACGGTGGACTTCTCCGTCACCAAGCGGCCCTCAGCCACCGCCGAATGCGCTGTGCAGGTTCTCAACGAGCGGTTCGCCGTCGTCGGCTGGAAAATTGTCAGGATTGGCCCCAACAGCGCGGACGACCCGCACGCCACCGCGAACGGCACCACGACCAACCACCGCGCCACCCTCCGCACCGTCCAAGACGGCGTCAACGGGGGCGTCCACTCCTGCTGGGCCGTCCGCTAG
- the ilvA gene encoding threonine ammonia-lyase, giving the protein MNTSLPVTLSDVERAEERIRSIAMRTPVEQSRALGRMVGQDVFLKCENLQRAGSFKVRGAYARMSELTDDERARGVVAASAGNHAQGVAVAAKGLGIDATIYMPKGAAIPKVEATRGHGATVVLEGETVDEALLAAKRHAEETGAVFVHPFDHPLVVAGQGTVGLEVLEQVPDVETVICGVGGGGLLAGVAVAIKEKARELGREIRVIGVQAENAAAYPPSLAADALVPLERISTMADGIAVGRPGQVPFAVIRELVDDVVTVSEDALARALIFLLERTKMVVEPAGAVGVAALMEGVVRPRGPVAVVLSGGNIDPLLMLKVIQRGLFASGRFITVRIMLDDRPGSLKSISRIIADHDANVTRVDHTRIGGSISMGRVAITIDMETKGHEHTEEVFEALRLEGFEPIVQPG; this is encoded by the coding sequence GTGAACACTTCTCTCCCCGTGACTCTCTCCGACGTCGAGCGCGCGGAGGAGCGGATCCGGTCCATTGCCATGCGCACCCCCGTGGAGCAGTCCCGGGCGCTCGGCCGCATGGTCGGACAGGACGTCTTCCTCAAGTGTGAGAATCTTCAGCGCGCGGGCTCGTTCAAGGTCCGCGGGGCGTACGCGCGCATGTCGGAATTGACCGACGACGAGCGTGCCCGCGGCGTCGTCGCCGCCTCGGCGGGAAACCACGCCCAGGGCGTGGCGGTGGCGGCCAAGGGCCTGGGCATCGACGCCACGATCTACATGCCGAAGGGCGCCGCCATTCCCAAGGTCGAGGCGACCCGCGGCCACGGAGCCACGGTGGTCCTCGAGGGGGAGACCGTGGACGAGGCTCTCCTGGCGGCCAAGCGCCACGCGGAGGAGACCGGTGCCGTGTTCGTCCACCCGTTCGACCACCCCCTCGTGGTGGCGGGGCAGGGCACCGTGGGCCTTGAGGTCCTCGAGCAGGTGCCGGACGTCGAGACGGTGATCTGCGGGGTCGGCGGTGGCGGACTCCTCGCGGGAGTCGCCGTCGCCATCAAAGAGAAGGCGCGGGAGCTGGGACGCGAGATCCGCGTCATTGGCGTGCAGGCGGAGAACGCCGCCGCATACCCGCCGTCGCTGGCCGCGGACGCGCTCGTGCCGCTGGAGCGGATTTCCACGATGGCGGACGGCATCGCCGTGGGCCGTCCCGGGCAGGTCCCGTTCGCGGTGATCCGTGAGCTGGTGGACGACGTCGTGACGGTGAGTGAGGACGCCCTGGCGCGGGCGCTGATCTTCCTGCTGGAGCGGACCAAGATGGTGGTGGAGCCGGCCGGCGCGGTGGGCGTGGCCGCGCTCATGGAGGGCGTGGTGCGGCCGCGCGGCCCTGTTGCCGTCGTTCTCTCGGGCGGCAACATTGACCCGCTGCTCATGCTCAAGGTGATCCAGCGGGGCCTGTTCGCGTCCGGGCGCTTCATCACGGTGCGGATCATGCTCGACGACCGGCCGGGCTCGCTGAAGTCGATCTCGCGGATCATCGCGGACCATGACGCGAATGTGACTCGCGTGGACCACACGCGCATTGGCGGCTCGATCTCGATGGGGCGCGTGGCGATCACGATCGACATGGAGACGAAGGGGCACGAGCACACGGAGGAAGTGTTCGAAGCGCTGCGCCTGGAGGGCTTCGAGCCTATCGTGCAGCCGGGCTGA
- the greA gene encoding transcription elongation factor GreA, giving the protein MSTEQTQGAWLTQESYDRLKAELEHLEGPGRAEIAQRIEDARSEGDLKENGGYHAAKEDQGKAEARIRQLTQLLETAQVGEAPKDDGIVEPGMLITASLGGSEEEFLLGSREIAGDMDIHVYSDKSPLGSAINGHKAGDTVSFEAPNGKTVEVKILKAVPFKG; this is encoded by the coding sequence ATGAGCACCGAGCAGACCCAGGGCGCCTGGCTCACCCAGGAGTCCTATGACCGCCTCAAGGCCGAGCTCGAGCACCTTGAGGGCCCGGGCCGCGCCGAGATCGCTCAGCGCATCGAGGACGCCCGCAGCGAAGGCGACCTCAAGGAGAACGGCGGCTACCACGCCGCCAAGGAGGACCAGGGCAAGGCCGAGGCCCGCATCCGCCAGCTCACGCAGCTCCTCGAGACGGCCCAGGTCGGCGAGGCCCCGAAGGACGACGGCATCGTCGAGCCCGGCATGCTCATCACCGCCTCCCTCGGCGGCTCGGAGGAGGAGTTCCTCCTCGGCTCCCGCGAGATCGCCGGCGACATGGACATCCACGTCTACTCGGACAAGTCCCCCCTCGGCTCCGCGATCAACGGCCACAAGGCCGGGGACACCGTCTCCTTCGAGGCGCCGAACGGCAAGACCGTCGAGGTCAAGATCCTCAAGGCTGTCCCCTTCAAGGGCTAG
- the mca gene encoding mycothiol conjugate amidase Mca, translating to MTTASTAPAEGFRILAVHAHPDDESSKGAGTMLRYLSEGARVMVATMTGGERGSVLNANVAAEPMAARDLAGMRIMEMAEAARHLGVEHRWIGFADSGLPEGDPLPPLPAGCFGALPLEQASAPLIRLVRSFRPHVILAYDENGGYPHPDHIMSHRVAMEAYQRAGDPDAYPGLGEPWAPSKLYYDRGFSPERFTTYHETLLKETGESPFTEWLSMLDQPKPESWITYETTTRIDVGPFIEKREDALKAHRTQIDPESTFFALSAEKQREVWPWEDYILADSRVETSLPETDLLAGLR from the coding sequence GTGACGACTGCCTCGACCGCCCCCGCCGAAGGATTCCGCATCCTCGCTGTCCACGCCCACCCGGACGACGAGTCGAGCAAGGGCGCGGGCACGATGCTCCGCTACCTCTCCGAGGGCGCGCGCGTCATGGTCGCCACGATGACGGGCGGCGAGCGGGGGAGCGTCCTCAACGCGAATGTCGCCGCCGAGCCGATGGCTGCGCGGGACCTCGCAGGCATGCGCATCATGGAGATGGCCGAGGCCGCCCGCCACCTGGGCGTTGAGCACCGCTGGATCGGCTTCGCGGACTCGGGCCTGCCGGAGGGGGACCCGCTGCCGCCGCTTCCCGCCGGCTGCTTCGGTGCCCTGCCCCTGGAGCAGGCGTCGGCTCCTCTCATCCGCCTCGTCCGCTCGTTCCGCCCGCACGTGATCCTCGCGTACGACGAGAATGGCGGCTACCCGCACCCGGATCACATCATGTCCCACCGTGTGGCCATGGAGGCGTACCAGAGGGCCGGAGACCCGGATGCCTACCCGGGCCTCGGCGAGCCATGGGCGCCGAGCAAGCTCTATTACGACCGCGGCTTCAGCCCCGAGCGCTTCACGACCTATCACGAGACCCTCCTCAAGGAGACGGGCGAGTCCCCGTTCACGGAGTGGCTCTCCATGCTGGACCAGCCCAAGCCGGAGTCGTGGATCACGTACGAGACCACGACGCGCATCGACGTCGGGCCGTTCATCGAGAAGCGGGAGGACGCCCTCAAGGCGCACCGCACGCAGATTGACCCGGAGTCCACGTTCTTCGCCCTCTCGGCCGAGAAGCAGCGCGAGGTGTGGCCGTGGGAGGACTACATTCTCGCGGACTCCCGCGTCGAGACGAGCCTGCCCGAGACGGACCTCCTGGCGGGCCTGCGCTGA
- a CDS encoding Bax inhibitor-1/YccA family protein — translation MANPVFNGDAFKKAARSSAATAQPAQPGYGSQFQTYGDQAYGNPAGYGDQGYGAPAGYGQPGLQTPQNAGRLTFDDVMMKTLTVFGVLAVAVVVSFIIPFSAAAGLLVVGAIAGLVLGLVNSFKREPSPALIVAYAVAEGFFAGGLTRVLEVQFPGIGIQAVLATAAVFGVTFALFRSGKVRATPKLQRFFMIAVGAYLLFSLVNLVLMLTGVVTDPWGLRGVEIAGIPLGAIIGVVVIILGAISLIMDFDQIQGAVAVGAPKRMAWTCAFGLLVTVVWLYTEILRFIAILRGND, via the coding sequence GTGGCCAACCCAGTGTTCAATGGCGACGCTTTCAAGAAGGCAGCGCGCTCTTCCGCCGCCACCGCTCAGCCCGCCCAGCCGGGCTACGGCTCCCAGTTCCAGACCTACGGGGACCAGGCCTACGGCAATCCCGCAGGCTACGGGGACCAGGGCTACGGTGCGCCGGCGGGCTACGGCCAGCCTGGCCTGCAGACCCCGCAGAACGCGGGGCGGCTGACGTTCGATGACGTCATGATGAAGACCCTCACGGTCTTCGGCGTCCTCGCCGTGGCCGTCGTCGTCTCGTTCATCATCCCGTTCTCGGCTGCGGCGGGCCTCCTCGTGGTCGGCGCCATCGCGGGCCTCGTCCTCGGCCTGGTGAACTCCTTCAAGCGCGAGCCCTCGCCCGCGCTCATTGTGGCCTACGCCGTGGCGGAGGGGTTCTTCGCCGGCGGCCTGACCCGCGTGCTTGAGGTGCAGTTCCCGGGCATCGGCATCCAGGCCGTGCTTGCCACTGCGGCGGTCTTCGGCGTGACGTTCGCCCTGTTCCGCTCAGGCAAGGTTCGCGCGACCCCGAAGCTCCAGCGCTTCTTCATGATCGCCGTGGGCGCGTACCTGCTCTTCTCCCTCGTCAATCTCGTTCTCATGCTGACGGGTGTCGTCACGGACCCGTGGGGCCTGCGCGGCGTGGAGATCGCGGGCATCCCGCTCGGTGCCATCATCGGCGTCGTCGTCATCATCCTGGGCGCCATCTCGCTCATCATGGACTTCGATCAGATCCAGGGCGCCGTCGCTGTTGGCGCTCCGAAGCGCATGGCGTGGACCTGCGCGTTCGGTCTGCTCGTGACCGTCGTCTGGCTGTACACGGAGATCCTTCGCTTCATCGCGATCCTGCGCGGCAACGACTAA
- a CDS encoding FtsB family cell division protein: MIRRTGAQKNVPLDDAARRRAERTALAGNIRRGRASGGSSARAQAPRRRGRDKGAFTGRLVILLGLLLFCFVLIAPQMKVYVKQRQEVADIQADIAAQKAEKQRLTNEVARYNDDAYIRQQARDRLFMVMPGETRYMVVGELPGQDQAVSGSADSQSQLSWSQSYTDALRQAAR; this comes from the coding sequence ACGCCGCCCGGCGCCGCGCGGAGCGCACGGCGCTGGCGGGCAACATCCGGCGCGGCCGGGCTTCGGGCGGGTCCTCGGCCCGCGCGCAGGCCCCGCGCAGGCGAGGCCGGGACAAGGGCGCCTTCACGGGGCGGCTCGTCATTCTCCTCGGCCTGCTCCTCTTCTGCTTCGTCCTCATCGCGCCGCAGATGAAGGTCTATGTCAAGCAGCGCCAGGAGGTCGCCGACATCCAGGCGGACATCGCGGCGCAGAAGGCGGAGAAGCAGCGCCTGACGAACGAGGTGGCGCGCTACAACGACGACGCCTACATCCGCCAGCAGGCCCGCGACCGCCTCTTCATGGTCATGCCGGGCGAGACCCGCTACATGGTCGTCGGGGAGCTGCCCGGCCAGGACCAGGCGGTCTCTGGCTCCGCGGACAGCCAATCCCAGCTGTCATGGTCCCAGTCCTATACCGACGCCCTGCGCCAGGCCGCCCGCTGA